The Chitinophaga parva genome has a window encoding:
- a CDS encoding bifunctional DNA primase/polymerase has protein sequence MSNLLAAAKKYITLGFSVIATDANKRSIFKWTHYQKEKITQDALATMFASHKTAGIAIICGAISGNLEVVDVDCKYDLSGRLFEEFMQAIVDALPDLAHRLVIATTKSGGYHIMYRCSALQGNLKLARRGATDEELIQEPHDKVRVLIETRGEGGYVIAAPTDGYAYSQNTIRDLPEITSEQRETIFEIARSFNQLMEPVSHQHKFVEQKTYSKSPFRDYNERGDVVGLLQAHGWQVVRTTERQTIFKRPGNSTSKTSGDYDHDKGFFAVFTTSSIFEPMKGYRPCAVYAMLECNGDYKEAAKKLLAMGYGEPYKPVAKAVKKFIKKNKQLGITNEDLQVGLSKTFNISFQDAGEDILAYEAEEQAAAGEFWHWNSIDEKLSIIYIRFVKFLQQQGFGLYFYDKSSPIFKIIHNDANRLEEATSEKIKKFIQHYLEGYDFDGLEYTQEQLLEIIYKSEKLFGEKLFEFLQPVTLDFLRDTKDTCYFPFRNGIVEITQGEFKLRSYGEMNKVIWKSDIINHHIDIDLSDDFECEFSDFIGKVCGNDQDRILNACSILGYMLHKYKHPAFPHAVVFGEETEDESKGGGTGKGILVRALTEMMSAEIIDGKNFKIDKSFAFQRVGLDTKLIVIQDIEKNFDFKKFYSIITEGITIEKKNKDELYIPYEDSPKLSITTNYTINDEGNHAKRRLKIMEFSGYFHPGHSPQDEYGHLLFNDWDSDEWNRFYNFMFYCVRLYLMKGIIDLDQGGKYRRKKIKGQFGEEFMEWFDDYSSNGCANWNEFSAKYNDFLGSNDLDKKDYSIKRFKKGLQVAADNFSFKLEQRRNRQNNNRYELRLIKTT, from the coding sequence ATGAGTAATTTACTTGCCGCAGCGAAAAAATATATTACCCTTGGTTTCTCAGTTATTGCGACAGATGCCAACAAGCGCAGCATATTCAAGTGGACGCACTACCAGAAAGAGAAAATAACTCAGGATGCACTGGCGACAATGTTCGCCAGCCATAAAACAGCGGGCATTGCCATCATATGCGGAGCCATCAGCGGAAATCTGGAGGTGGTAGACGTGGATTGTAAATACGACCTCTCAGGGCGGCTATTTGAGGAATTTATGCAAGCTATCGTCGACGCCCTTCCCGACTTAGCGCATCGTCTGGTGATCGCCACCACTAAGTCGGGCGGTTATCACATTATGTACCGTTGCTCCGCGCTCCAGGGCAACTTAAAGCTAGCGCGACGTGGCGCCACCGATGAAGAGCTAATCCAGGAGCCGCATGATAAGGTTCGCGTGCTGATCGAGACGCGCGGAGAGGGCGGCTACGTGATTGCGGCGCCTACAGATGGATATGCTTATTCACAAAATACCATAAGGGATCTACCAGAGATTACTTCGGAGCAACGTGAGACAATCTTTGAAATAGCACGTAGTTTTAACCAGCTCATGGAGCCGGTGAGCCACCAACATAAATTTGTAGAGCAAAAAACATACAGCAAAAGTCCATTCCGTGATTATAATGAGCGTGGTGATGTGGTAGGGCTGCTGCAGGCGCACGGATGGCAGGTAGTACGGACTACCGAAAGGCAGACCATTTTTAAACGCCCAGGCAACTCCACTAGCAAGACCAGCGGGGACTACGATCACGACAAGGGTTTTTTTGCCGTGTTTACCACCTCATCCATTTTCGAGCCCATGAAGGGATACCGGCCCTGCGCTGTGTACGCAATGTTGGAGTGTAATGGCGATTACAAAGAAGCTGCAAAGAAGCTGCTTGCGATGGGTTACGGGGAGCCGTACAAGCCGGTTGCCAAGGCCGTGAAAAAATTCATAAAAAAAAACAAGCAGCTAGGAATCACAAATGAGGATCTTCAAGTTGGCCTAAGTAAAACATTCAACATTTCATTTCAGGATGCGGGAGAAGACATCCTGGCTTACGAGGCAGAAGAGCAGGCCGCCGCTGGCGAATTTTGGCACTGGAACAGCATAGATGAAAAACTCTCCATCATCTACATCCGCTTCGTTAAATTCTTGCAGCAACAGGGTTTTGGATTGTACTTCTACGATAAGTCCTCCCCCATCTTCAAGATTATCCACAACGACGCCAACCGCCTGGAAGAGGCCACAAGTGAAAAGATAAAGAAGTTCATCCAACACTACCTGGAGGGATATGATTTTGACGGACTGGAGTACACCCAGGAGCAACTTCTGGAAATTATTTACAAATCAGAAAAGTTGTTTGGCGAAAAGCTATTTGAGTTCCTGCAACCGGTAACACTGGACTTCCTGCGAGATACAAAAGACACCTGCTACTTCCCTTTCCGCAATGGCATCGTGGAGATTACACAGGGAGAATTTAAGTTGCGTAGCTACGGGGAGATGAATAAGGTGATCTGGAAGAGCGACATAATTAACCATCACATTGATATTGATCTGTCTGATGATTTTGAATGTGAGTTCTCTGATTTTATTGGTAAGGTGTGCGGGAATGACCAAGATAGAATACTGAATGCCTGCTCCATCCTGGGATATATGCTTCATAAGTACAAGCACCCTGCTTTTCCGCATGCTGTGGTATTCGGAGAGGAGACAGAGGATGAGTCAAAAGGCGGTGGTACTGGCAAGGGTATACTTGTGCGTGCGCTGACGGAGATGATGAGCGCGGAGATCATTGACGGAAAGAATTTCAAGATCGACAAATCATTTGCCTTCCAGCGCGTGGGGCTGGACACAAAACTGATAGTAATACAGGACATAGAGAAGAATTTCGATTTTAAAAAATTCTACTCCATCATCACTGAGGGTATAACTATTGAGAAGAAAAATAAAGACGAGCTCTACATCCCGTATGAGGATAGCCCTAAGCTCTCCATCACAACCAACTACACGATAAACGATGAGGGGAACCATGCGAAGCGTCGTCTAAAGATCATGGAGTTCTCCGGATACTTCCACCCCGGGCACTCTCCGCAGGATGAATACGGGCACCTACTTTTCAACGACTGGGATAGCGACGAATGGAACAGGTTTTACAACTTCATGTTTTATTGCGTTCGCTTATACCTGATGAAAGGTATAATAGACCTGGATCAGGGGGGTAAGTATCGGCGCAAAAAGATCAAAGGACAGTTCGGTGAGGAGTTTATGGAGTGGTTCGATGACTATAGCAGCAACGGTTGCGCCAACTGGAACGAATTTTCGGCAAAGTATAACGATTTCCTCGGTAGTAATGATCTTGACAAGAAAGACTATTCTATAAAGCGCTTTAAAAAAGGCCTCCAAGTGGCTGCTGATAATTTTTCTTTCAAGTTGGAGCAACGGCGGAACCGGCAGAATAATAACAGGTATGAACTGAGATTAATTAAAACTACTTAA
- a CDS encoding VRR-NUC domain-containing protein produces MRESKVQTRIREKLEKAGWFVLKIIQSNKNGIPDLFAFRDGRTVWIEVKAPGKKADPLQELRMEELTAAGMEAYVVDSIDVLKYILDI; encoded by the coding sequence ATGAGGGAGTCAAAAGTACAAACCAGGATAAGGGAGAAGTTGGAAAAAGCAGGGTGGTTCGTGCTCAAGATCATTCAATCCAATAAAAACGGCATTCCTGACCTGTTTGCGTTCCGCGATGGCCGCACGGTTTGGATCGAGGTAAAGGCGCCCGGTAAAAAGGCCGACCCTTTACAGGAATTACGGATGGAAGAGTTGACGGCGGCCGGCATGGAGGCTTACGTAGTAGATAGTATTGATGTGCTTAAATACATTTTGGACATATGA
- a CDS encoding SNF2-related protein, translated as MQLRDYQVEGSVKAAAILEQHGLCYFAWEVRTGKSLAALATAQLVPGVRSVLFATKKKAIGSVINDYDALAPDYKINVINFEALHQVVCNYDLVIIDEAHTCGAFPSKPERTKQLQEIAKGKPVIFLSGTPTPESYSQLYHQLAISSRSPWSDHTTFYSWVKAGYVEKKKRYVYNREFVDYSNADKDRIKQDTDHIFLSYTQSEAGFEQFVREEILVVDMKPATYTLAQRIMKDRVYKGRNGETVIADTAVKVMNKCHQIFSGTVITDDGNAIAFDHSKVTIIQQQFHGKKIAIFYKFDAEGGMLKYAYAGQWTDNPELFNASDNLVFISQVQSGREGVNLSTADALIMFNIDYSAVSYWQARARMQAKDRARESVVYWLFSRGGIEEKIYQSVMDKKDYTLSYFKKDFKYEGVKSTNQDKGEVGKSRVVRAQDHSIQ; from the coding sequence GTGCAGCTAAGAGATTACCAGGTAGAAGGAAGTGTGAAGGCAGCAGCAATACTGGAGCAGCATGGCCTGTGTTACTTCGCATGGGAGGTGCGCACCGGAAAAAGCCTGGCAGCCCTGGCTACAGCACAACTTGTTCCGGGGGTACGCAGCGTGCTTTTCGCCACGAAGAAAAAAGCTATTGGCAGCGTCATCAACGACTATGATGCGCTGGCGCCGGACTATAAAATCAATGTGATCAATTTCGAGGCGCTACATCAGGTAGTTTGCAATTATGATTTGGTGATCATTGACGAAGCACACACCTGTGGCGCGTTTCCATCCAAGCCAGAACGAACAAAGCAGTTGCAGGAAATTGCAAAAGGTAAGCCAGTAATTTTTTTGTCTGGAACCCCAACGCCGGAGAGTTACTCGCAGCTTTATCATCAACTGGCCATCAGCAGTAGATCCCCGTGGAGTGATCATACAACATTTTATTCCTGGGTAAAAGCTGGGTACGTTGAGAAGAAGAAGCGCTATGTATACAACCGGGAATTTGTTGACTACAGCAATGCCGACAAGGACCGCATAAAGCAGGATACAGATCACATTTTCCTGTCGTACACCCAGTCAGAAGCAGGATTTGAGCAGTTTGTGCGGGAGGAAATTTTGGTGGTTGACATGAAGCCGGCAACTTATACCCTAGCGCAGCGTATTATGAAGGACCGGGTATACAAAGGTAGGAATGGAGAGACCGTTATTGCCGACACTGCGGTAAAGGTGATGAATAAATGCCACCAGATTTTTAGCGGCACGGTGATCACTGATGACGGTAATGCAATAGCATTTGACCATTCTAAGGTAACCATTATCCAGCAACAGTTTCACGGGAAAAAGATTGCGATATTTTACAAGTTCGATGCCGAGGGAGGCATGCTGAAATACGCCTACGCCGGACAGTGGACTGACAATCCGGAACTTTTCAATGCTAGCGACAACCTAGTGTTTATTTCCCAGGTCCAAAGCGGGCGTGAGGGTGTGAACCTGAGCACAGCCGATGCGCTCATCATGTTCAACATTGATTACAGCGCCGTAAGCTACTGGCAGGCCAGGGCCAGGATGCAGGCAAAGGACCGTGCGCGTGAATCCGTTGTATACTGGTTATTCTCTCGCGGGGGCATCGAGGAGAAGATTTACCAGTCGGTGATGGATAAAAAAGATTACACGTTATCCTATTTCAAAAAAGACTTTAAGTATGAGGGAGTCAAAAGTACAAACCAGGATAAGGGAGAAGTTGGAAAAAGCAGGGTGGTTCGTGCTCAAGATCATTCAATCCAATAA